A stretch of Aythya fuligula isolate bAytFul2 chromosome 1, bAytFul2.pri, whole genome shotgun sequence DNA encodes these proteins:
- the LOC116488598 gene encoding OX-2 membrane glycoprotein-like, with protein sequence MLPSKMTFQALFLSLFCVVLGEPNVITQTEHMKVNEGDAATLRCTLTEPSDVLQVTWQKDSEKKYTNIATYSTMLGLKIHDPYQDRMNFTSLVLNDTSITFWAASLDDTGCYICLFNVFPYGSISGRTCLSVFGLSVSVHYNISRGHLIAICNAVGFPEPTISWNNLFNYTPTQEKVRHTNGLMSITSKLEISDSQSISKQDLTCRVSNKNEEMELPIKIKNEEGFSFLGLMIALGILLVILVLILITLSWRKRICKRTYGGY encoded by the exons ATGCTCCCTTCCAAAATGACTTTCCAAGCCCTGTTTCTGAGTCTATTTTGTGTTGTGCTTGGAGAGCCAAATG TGATTACTCAGACTGAACACATGAAGGTGAATGAGGGCGACGCTGCGACTCTCAGGTGTACCCTGACAGAGCCCAGTGATGTTCTGCAAGTGACCTGGCAGAAggactctgaaaaaaaatacactaataTAGCTACGTACAGCACCATGCTAGGATTAAAGATCCATGATCCCTACCAAGACCGGATGAATTTCACAAGTCTGGTACTCAATGACACAAGCATCACTTTCTGGGCTGCGAGCCTGGATGATACTGGGTGTTACATTTGCCTCTTCAACGTCTTTCCTTATGGCTCCATATCGGGACGGACCTGCCTGAGTGTCTTTG GTCTCAGTGTGTCTGTCCACTATAACATTTCCAGAGGTCATTTGATAGCCATCTGTAATGCTGTTGGATTCCCAGAGCCCACCATCAGCTGGAACAACCTGTTCAATTACACCCCTACACAGGAGAAGGTCAGGCACACCAACGGGTTAATGTCCATCACCAGTAAACTGGAGATCTCTGACTCTCAGAGCATCAGTAAGCAGGACTTGACCTGCAGAGTAAGCAACAAGAATGAAGAAATGGAATTGCccataaaaatcaaaaatg AGGAGGGATTCTCATTCCTGGGTCTGATGATTGCTCTGGGTATTTTACTAGTCATCTTGGTCCTGATTCTGATCACTCTGAGCTGGAGGAAGAGGATATGCAAGAGGACGTATGGCG GATACTAG